The Candidatus Nitrosotalea sinensis genomic interval AATTTCCAAAGGTTCTTTCACTTTGACTATTCTTGCAGCATTCATGTAATGACCTACCAATATGTAATATAAGATAGTTTTGTGAATACAAGATCAGATCAGGATTACTTTAGATCTTTGTATTGCATATTGTCATCAAATGTTTGATGAAAATCAAGGTTAGGTTTATTAGCAACAGAAAAACTATCCGCAATTATGAAGTTGAGAATGTGGTGGGTTTCCATGGGAATCGCTGCAGGTGTGGTATTTTATGCCATGATATACCTAGGTACAGTTCTTTGTGTTCCAATGGAAAATGCTCCATGTGTATCGTTCCTGAAATAGAATCCCATCTAGATTTATTTAAGCCACTGCAAACATCTAGTTGACCATGAGTTGTTCTGGAGAGACTCTTGAGGTTGATAATGAATTCATTCAGATCAAGCCATTGATTTTAGGCCAGCTGAAGAAAGCAAAGTACGGAGTTTCAGATCACGCTACAGTGGAACTGTGTCATTGGACAAAAAAATCATTCAAAGATGAAGGTCAATGTTACAAGCACAAGTTTTATGGAATTTCTACACATAGATGCATGGAATTTTCACCAGCTGGGATGTTCTGTGAAAACAGATGTGTGTATTGTTGGAGACCAATGGAGTTTTACAGTGCTATGAAGATGCCAGTTGAGAAAGTTGCGCCACCAGAAGTTATCATGGTCAATTTAATGGAAGAGAGAAACAAGTTGATCATGGGTCATTACGGTGATCCAAAAAGCAACAAGGAGAAACTCGATGAATCGTTACTTCCAAGTCATTATGCCATTTCATTATCAGGAGAACCTACAATGTATCCACAACTACCTGATCTTATAAAATATCTAAAGAGTCTCAAGAATACAAAGTCAATATTTCTAGTAACAAATGGGCAGGAACCAGAAATGTTAGAGAGGTTAAGAGATGAGAACGCATTGCCTACACAGTTGTATTTGTCTACAAATGCACCGAATCAAGAGATATTTGCATTAGTAAATAGGCCAAAATATCAAGATGCTTGGCAAAGATGGAATACAAGTCTTGAACTTTTGTCAGAACTTGACACAAGAACAGTATTACGATTTACCCTGATTAAAGATTACAACTCCGATGAAAAATTAATTCCTTCATATTCAGAGATGATAAATCGCTCCAATGTACACTTTATAGAAATAAAATCATACATGCATGTAGGCAGATCAACTAACAGATTACAATATTCAAATTCTCTGAGCATAGCAGAAGTAAGAGATTTTGTAGACAAACTATCAAGAGAAAGTAAAACATATTCAATCATGGATGAAAGTGAAATTTCAAGAATAGTGGTGTTACAAAATCAACAACGATTCACAGATCGTTGGATTTCTTCTTATTCAGATACCAATTAGAGAATTTCTCCAACGCTAGATATCTATGTGATATTTGATTTTTTTCTGCAAGTTTAGAGTACGGTTTATTTTTCCCGCGCGGAATAAATATTGGATCAAATCCCCATTTTGTTCCATATTTTTTTCTAGATATAATTCCAGAAACAGACGCACCAAACAAGTGAACAACACCAGATCTTTCACAGTATGCAATGACTGATTTGAATATCGCATCTCGTTTGACATCTAATAGTTTAAGAATTCCATCATTACCAATTGTATCAAAAACATATGATGAATATGGTCCCGGAAATCCATGTAGCGATTTTATAAAAAGTCCTGCATCCTCTACAATCACAGGCTTAGAACATAAAGAAAAAGCATGAATTGCCTTATGTTTTGCAATGTCTTCAAGATCACCTGCCTGTATTTCTTGCAGATGTAATTTCAGCAATCCCAATTTTAGGCCAAATTTTGATACAATCTTTTCAACTTCTTCAAATTTGTGTTTATTTGAGCTTACAAAAAAGACATCATATGACATTTGCATATCTACCCCTACTCTCTATGATGGAGACCTGACTTACGACCTTTTCTGTGACATGTGTTCCAAGCATAATTCTGTATCCGTTTACAAATGAACTCCATGCATCCTCCATAATTTGGACATGAGCACTATTTAGGACCTCTTTGAATAATCGTAGATCAATTGCATAGTCATCAATTTTGTCAGTTTTTTGAGCCAGACCAAAGTCAAGTATTACCAAGCGATTTTTAGAGAGAATAAAATTCGAAGTGGTCAGATCTCCGTGCATAATGCCATTTTTGTGAAGGGTTCCAATCAGTTTTCCAATCTCTGTAGATATCGTGATGATTTTCTTAGGAGGCAGATCTTTAACCAGTTTTCCGTGTATCAACTGTAGATAGATCATGCATTTTCTCTCGTCAACAAAATAAACAATCGGTGTAGTAATCCCAAAAGATTTGGATTCGGAAATTAATCTTGCTTCCCGAATAGTTCGTAGTGTTCGTATTCGTTGATCAAGAGAATCAATACGATATTCTTTCTTTTTTCTTATTTTCAAAATTGAGGTTTGCCCATTCCAAGATGCCAAATAGATATCTGCTTCTGCACCTTTTTTGATAAGTTTCAATAAAATTAAGACAAAATAAACATAATTTAAGTTAAAATTGTATTTTTGTGAAGAATACGTTTGTCAGATAGTTTACAAATATACAATTATAATGCAGAATAGAAAAACAACAGTATGGATCCAGATGAGAAGCGCATAACACAGGAAGATTGCTCTGAAGATTCTCTAGGTCCAGGAATTCTTACGTTAACAAACAAGAGAATTGCCTTTGATAAAACAGAAGGAAGAATAATTGATTTTTCAAAGAGGTTTGGAAAAACAATCCTAGAAGCAAACCTTAATCAGATAACAGAAGTAGCAAAAGAGGGCAGATTAATAAAAAAAGTGAGGATAAAGATTAAGACAGACAAAGATGAGAAAACATACAAGTTCGGAGTATACAATACAGGAAAATGGGAAAAAGACGTAAAGGAAGCTATGTCTAAGTATACACCCTAATAATGAACTTTTACTGTATCAAGTCTCCAAGATTGTTTTACAAAAGTATTTGCAAGATCTTCACCAGGTTTTGTTGACGATTCTAAGATCCCTAGCCAAGATATTTGAGATCCACAATCCCCAGCATATTCTTTAGGTGCAACAAAGAATTTGCAGCCATGTCTTTTACAAATACTTGTAAGTATATCAGACAATCTCTTATTTGCTGCAACTCCTCCAACAACAAGTAGTTCTTTTTTTCCTGTAAATGCAAGAGCCCTTTCTACTGCTTCTCCCATCATAGAAAATGCAGTTTCTTGTAATGAAAAGCAAGCTGATTCGATTCCTTTTGGAATTATTCTTTTAGTGGCAGACAGTAAACCAGAAAATGACACATCATTTCCTTTTACCACATAAGGTAATGGCATGTAGTGTTTTGATGACAATGCAAGAGATTCAATTTTTGGGCCACATGGTGATGCAAATCCAGCATATCTCCCAACCTGATCTAGTAATTGCCCTACTGTAATGTCAAGCGTTTCACCAAAGACTCGCCATTTTTGTGAAAGAAAAGCTAGTATCATAGTATGGCCTCCTGAAACAAGCAAGACAAGAGGATCTTTTGCACCTGTCAGCATCTTCCCAAGTTCAATATGGCCCAATGCGTGATTTACTGGGTATATTGGAATGTCATAATACGAAGCAAGTGATCTTGCCACTATTGCTCCAATTCTCAGACATGGCCCAAGTCCAGGACCTGCGGCATATGATATAATGTTTAGATCGTTAATCTTTACCTGGGCTTTATCAAGACACTCTGAAAGCACATTAGGAGAATTTTCAGCATGATGTCGTGATGCTTCTCTAGGGTGTATTCCTTCCCCTTCAGGTGGTCGATAGATCTTTCTTACATCAGATAATATTCGAACTTTTTTTCCATTTTTTTCTATGATGGCACATGAAAATGTGTGGGCAGTGCTTTCAATTCCAAGACTGAGCATTTTATCCCCTGCTAAGAGTTGACATAATTTTTATCACATCACCATTTTTGAGTACATGTTCAGCACCTACTCTTTGTTTTGTTTTAGCATCAATTGCAAAAAGAAATCCTTTAGCAAGATCTTGGTGTATAGATTGTGCCAAGTCTTTTGCAGTAGAACCTGGTCGAAGAAGTTTTGCATCTGGGAGTACTTCACCGTTCTTATTAGTTAATTTTGTTTCATCTTCTACAGGAAATACCGTAATTAGTTGTAGCAGATTAAAACATGCATAATCAAGCGTTTGTTGTATTCCGGTTCCATTTAACTTAGATACTACTTTTTGTGCCAATTCAAGCGCATTTTGCTGTTGAGAATTTAGAGTTATGCCATCTTTTATTTTAAAAGACTTGTCCCCTGGAAGGTACTCTATAATTCCATTTTTGGTTGCTTTTCTGAGAAGTAGTTCAGTTTCCGCACTACATGCTATGGTCGGATGTATTTTTTGCAATTCATTGATAATATTCAGATCATGACAAAGATCAGATTTATTTGCAGCAATGATGATGGGTTTGGTTCTTTTTCTAAGAGTTCTAACAAATACATCAATATCATTTTCGTTCCAATCATGCGGTTTCTTAGATTGTAGATTTAGGTTATGTAATACATATTCTACATCATATTCATCAATTCCAAGTCCACTGAATCGTTGTGATATCGCGTGAATTACCTTTCCACTCTTGCTTTCTAACTCTCTTGAAAGTTTTTGCCATTCGCGTTGAAGTATTTGTTTCATCCACTGATCAAATTCATCTTCTACAAATTGCACATCCTCTAGTGGATTATGAGTTCCAGCTGGCACTGACTGTCCTTGTATATCAGTAGAACCAGATGCATCTATCACGTGAATCAAAACTTCAGATGTTCTGGCATCATCAAGGAACTTATTGCCAAGACCCTTTCCCTCGTGAGCCCCGGGAACAAGACCTGCCACATCGACTATCTTTATTGCGATATATCTAGTTCCATGAATACATAATGGGTGAGCATGAGATATAGCAAAATGTTTACAGGCACAATCAGTTTTTACATATCCAATTCCTACATTAGGTTCAATAGTAGTAAAAGGATAATTGCCAATCTGCGCAGTTGTTTGGGTAGCAGCTGAAAAGAATGTTGATTTGCCTACATTTGTTTTCCCCAGAAGCCCAATTTGCATGCATAATGTCCGACATGTGCTCTTATTAGTATTCCAAAAGTGTTTATTTTCAATCCAATTTACAATCATGTATTGAAAATAATAACAGGCAATCCAGGCACAGGGAAGCACACCATAGCAAGATTAATTGCAAGAAAGATGGATCTTGAAATAATTGATATCAACAAAGTTGTGATAGAAAATAAAATCTTTAAGAAAATCGATGGAGTTCTTGACGTAGACACTCAAAAACTAAAAAAAATAATAGATAGACAAGCATCTAAAGATTCTATTTTAGTAGGACATCTTGCTCCATATGCAATATCACCAAAAAATGTTCAACTTGTAATAGTATTAAGAAAGAATCCATACAAGCTCCAATCAGTATACAAGGCAAGAAAATACAGTAGTAAGAAATCACTTGAAAATACAGGTAGTGAAATACTAGATATCATATACTATGATACAATACGGAAATTTGGTAAAACAAAAACATTTCAAGTCGATACCAGCAATAGAACAATTTCGTCAACGTTGAAAAAAGTGGAATCAATTTTCAAAGGAGATAGAAAAGATGATACCATTAATTGGCTACAAGTGGTTCTCAAGAAAGGAGATATGAAGAGATTTTTCCCATACTAGATTCAAATTACGTCATATCAAGCCATAATGTAAAATGTTTGAGATAAAAAAAACAGATCTTGCAGCAAGAATTGGCATACTACATACAAATCATGGTAAAATTGAAACGCCCGCATTTGTTCCAGTCATTCACCCAGTAAAACAAAAAATTCCTGCCAGAAAATTAAGAGAAATGGGATTTGATCTGGTCATAACAAATGCATATATCACATTAAAGAGATATGGTGACGAAGCAATAAGACAAGGCATACACAAGATAATTGATTATGACGGGGCAGTCATGACAGATTCTGGAGGATACCAGGTTTTAGAATATGGCGACATAGATGTTGATTATAAAAAAATCGCAGCTTTTGAAAAAGGAATAGGTACAGACATCGCAATTCCTTTAGATAGACCTACGGGACTAGGACTTGCAAAAAAGAAGGCAGTCGAATATGTTCAACATACACTAAAAGTATCAAAAGAAACTCTAGATGGAAGAGATCCCAATGGGCAGATATGGGTAGGTCCCATACAAGGTAGTGAATATTCTGATCTTGTCAAGAAATCTACTAGAGCACTGGTGAATGATGGTTTTCAGATGTTGGCTCTTGGAAGCCCTGTAGAATTCATGGAGTCATACGAGTACAACTTGCTTGCAAGGATGATAATAACTGCAAAGAAAAATATTCCGGATTCCATTCCTCTACATCTCTTTGGAGCAGGTCATCCACTCACCATACCACTTGCAGTAGCACTTGGTTGTGATACATTTGACTCTGCATCATACATGCTATATGCAAAACATGATAGATACATCATGGAGGATAGTACTGCACATCTATCTGAAATTGCGTATTTTTCTTGCAGTTGTGAGGTTTGTGTCAAGATAAAGCCAAAGGAAATGCAATCTTTGGAAAAAGATGAAAGGACTAACAAAATAGCACTACATAATCTATATGCGATAAAAGCAGAAGTAGACAGAGTAAAAGAAGCCATTCATGAAGGACGACTATGGGAATACACAATACGGAAAGCAAGGGCACATCCCAAATTATTTGAAAGCATGCCAATATTTACTAAAAATACATCATATTTTACAGAAACTACTCCTAGGTACAAAGATAATGCCGTGTTTCTTTTTTCCAAGGAAGACCAATTTAGACCTGAGATTTTTAGATTCCATACAATTGTTCGCAAATTTAGAACAAAGAAAAAAACTCTAGTTATGATGCCAGACGGTGGAATGAGGCCATTTTATACCTCATCAGAGTATAACAAATTAAGAAAAAAATTCTCTGCCAAAATAGACGATATACAATTTTGTCAATATAACAAATATCTTGGAATTATCCCAGTAGAGATATCAGACATTTATCCAGCTGCCCATTATGTCATGGCAGACTCTGAATCACAGCATGATGAATTTCCAGAATTTACCAAAACATGGAAAATGTTTCTAAAACACAATCAGTTCAAATACATTTATGCGGTACAGGATGAATTTTTGAAACATCACTCAAAAGGTGCGAAAACAAAAATTAAATTTTTCAATATGAAAAAATAATAAAAAAGAGAATAGATCCGCTTATAGTGCGGCGTCTTCTGCCCAGCCTTTTACGAATATACCATTCTTGTGTAGAGGTACTGGTTGACCTGGAGTGTAAGTCATTGGTCTCATCCAGAAGATTGCCTTTGTTGGGCATACACCGATGCATGCTCCGTCTGAGATGCATCTTTCTGGATAAAATACAAATGCTTTACCTCTCTTCCAACCATCTACTGGTTTTACACGAAGAACGTCTGGGCCGAGAGAAGTACAGATTTCTACACAAAGTGCACAACCTATACATCTCTGCTCATCAACGTCTGGAAGAATTGCGATTGGCATTCTGTTTTTGATCATTCATCGTTTGCTATTTAAATGATCTGCAAAATTCATAACGGAGTTATAGAATTGTTTCAATTTCAAAAAGAAAAGAAAAACAAAAAGAAGGTATAAATGATATTTTACTTCTTTAGTTGGCGCATTGCTTCAATCTGGCCTGATGTTACCCAGTCAAGCAATTCCGCAGATGTAGGATTTAGATCTCCCTTCTGATTCATCATATTGTGAACCCAAATCCAGTTTATTTGATTCAATAATGGTTTGTTTCCTTCATCGCCTCTTCGAACTTTGTCTCTGAGGTCTTTTGGGATTGTACTCCACCATTGTTCAAAAGTTCTACCCATACTCGGATCATTTTTTTTTGATCTAATTAAGTCTTTTGTAAATTATACAATCAATATGATATGTCACGAGATCAGGTGCTAAAGATTTAAAAGTACTTTGGAAAAGTTTTGAATTCTTGCAAGTAAGAGTTTTAGGGGCTGCCAAGGAAGTCGGCCGATCAGCGTTCCAAGTTAATTGTGATGGGGCTAATTTTCTATTAGATTATGGAGTAGAATTAAAAAAAGAAACGCCATACCCAATTGCAGTTAATCCACATGAGATTAATGCGGCCATAATAACTCATGCTCACTTGGACCATTCTGGGAATATGCCATCACTCTTTGTGAATGGAAGTACTGATGTTTATGCCACATCTCCAACGTTTGACTTGTCAAGATTATTGATTGAAGATATGATACGAATACAGAAAAATCAACTTCCATATGATTTTGAAAGTGTATCAAAAATGATGATGCATGCACGTGAAATAAAATACAGAGAAAAAGTTGAGCGCGGTAATGCCTCTTTTCAACTGCTTGAATCAGGTCATGTTTTAGGAGGAGCATCAGTTCTAGTAGAATCTGAAAATAAGAGATTGTTTTATACTGCAGATATCAATCCACGAGGATCAAGAATGCTAAGAGAAGCAGATCTTGATTTTGGCGAAGTAGACATGGTCATAACAGAAAGTACCTATTCACAAACAAACCAGATGCCTAGGAAAGAATCAGAGGAAAAATTCATAGAATTTGCATACGATGTGTTAGATAGAAAAGGCTCCCTTTTTGTGCCAGCTTTTTCAGTAGAGAGATCTCAAGAGATTGCATGTGTACTCAA includes:
- the kae1 gene encoding KEOPS complex N(6)-L-threonylcarbamoyladenine synthase Kae1, whose translation is MLSLGIESTAHTFSCAIIEKNGKKVRILSDVRKIYRPPEGEGIHPREASRHHAENSPNVLSECLDKAQVKINDLNIISYAAGPGLGPCLRIGAIVARSLASYYDIPIYPVNHALGHIELGKMLTGAKDPLVLLVSGGHTMILAFLSQKWRVFGETLDITVGQLLDQVGRYAGFASPCGPKIESLALSSKHYMPLPYVVKGNDVSFSGLLSATKRIIPKGIESACFSLQETAFSMMGEAVERALAFTGKKELLVVGGVAANKRLSDILTSICKRHGCKFFVAPKEYAGDCGSQISWLGILESSTKPGEDLANTFVKQSWRLDTVKVHY
- a CDS encoding KEOPS complex kinase/ATPase Bud32; protein product: MKLIKKGAEADIYLASWNGQTSILKIRKKKEYRIDSLDQRIRTLRTIREARLISESKSFGITTPIVYFVDERKCMIYLQLIHGKLVKDLPPKKIITISTEIGKLIGTLHKNGIMHGDLTTSNFILSKNRLVILDFGLAQKTDKIDDYAIDLRLFKEVLNSAHVQIMEDAWSSFVNGYRIMLGTHVTEKVVSQVSIIESRGRYANVI
- the tgtA gene encoding tRNA guanosine(15) transglycosylase TgtA → MFEIKKTDLAARIGILHTNHGKIETPAFVPVIHPVKQKIPARKLREMGFDLVITNAYITLKRYGDEAIRQGIHKIIDYDGAVMTDSGGYQVLEYGDIDVDYKKIAAFEKGIGTDIAIPLDRPTGLGLAKKKAVEYVQHTLKVSKETLDGRDPNGQIWVGPIQGSEYSDLVKKSTRALVNDGFQMLALGSPVEFMESYEYNLLARMIITAKKNIPDSIPLHLFGAGHPLTIPLAVALGCDTFDSASYMLYAKHDRYIMEDSTAHLSEIAYFSCSCEVCVKIKPKEMQSLEKDERTNKIALHNLYAIKAEVDRVKEAIHEGRLWEYTIRKARAHPKLFESMPIFTKNTSYFTETTPRYKDNAVFLFSKEDQFRPEIFRFHTIVRKFRTKKKTLVMMPDGGMRPFYTSSEYNKLRKKFSAKIDDIQFCQYNKYLGIIPVEISDIYPAAHYVMADSESQHDEFPEFTKTWKMFLKHNQFKYIYAVQDEFLKHHSKGAKTKIKFFNMKK
- a CDS encoding MBL fold metallo-hydrolase, giving the protein MQVRVLGAAKEVGRSAFQVNCDGANFLLDYGVELKKETPYPIAVNPHEINAAIITHAHLDHSGNMPSLFVNGSTDVYATSPTFDLSRLLIEDMIRIQKNQLPYDFESVSKMMMHAREIKYREKVERGNASFQLLESGHVLGGASVLVESENKRLFYTADINPRGSRMLREADLDFGEVDMVITESTYSQTNQMPRKESEEKFIEFAYDVLDRKGSLFVPAFSVERSQEIACVLKSVGFKHRVVMDGMAVKVNEIMLNYPEYLRDSKVFSDAVHQAVWIKGEKERKNALDEPSVIISPAGMLVGGSAVFYLQHLAADKRNGIALVSYQGEGTPGRKLLDTGKVSTRGKEFKCEAEVRQFEFSGHADRDSLFEMMKKIKGNPKVLTIHGDKDSCTKFAEELHTKFGFDAYAPDAGETITV
- the rdgB gene encoding RdgB/HAM1 family non-canonical purine NTP pyrophosphatase; the encoded protein is MSYDVFFVSSNKHKFEEVEKIVSKFGLKLGLLKLHLQEIQAGDLEDIAKHKAIHAFSLCSKPVIVEDAGLFIKSLHGFPGPYSSYVFDTIGNDGILKLLDVKRDAIFKSVIAYCERSGVVHLFGASVSGIISRKKYGTKWGFDPIFIPRGKNKPYSKLAEKNQISHRYLALEKFSNWYLNKKKSNDL
- a CDS encoding adenylate kinase family protein; the protein is MKIITGNPGTGKHTIARLIARKMDLEIIDINKVVIENKIFKKIDGVLDVDTQKLKKIIDRQASKDSILVGHLAPYAISPKNVQLVIVLRKNPYKLQSVYKARKYSSKKSLENTGSEILDIIYYDTIRKFGKTKTFQVDTSNRTISSTLKKVESIFKGDRKDDTINWLQVVLKKGDMKRFFPY
- a CDS encoding ATP-binding protein, whose protein sequence is MPIAILPDVDEQRCIGCALCVEICTSLGPDVLRVKPVDGWKRGKAFVFYPERCISDGACIGVCPTKAIFWMRPMTYTPGQPVPLHKNGIFVKGWAEDAAL
- the twy1 gene encoding 4-demethylwyosine synthase TYW1 — protein: MSCSGETLEVDNEFIQIKPLILGQLKKAKYGVSDHATVELCHWTKKSFKDEGQCYKHKFYGISTHRCMEFSPAGMFCENRCVYCWRPMEFYSAMKMPVEKVAPPEVIMVNLMEERNKLIMGHYGDPKSNKEKLDESLLPSHYAISLSGEPTMYPQLPDLIKYLKSLKNTKSIFLVTNGQEPEMLERLRDENALPTQLYLSTNAPNQEIFALVNRPKYQDAWQRWNTSLELLSELDTRTVLRFTLIKDYNSDEKLIPSYSEMINRSNVHFIEIKSYMHVGRSTNRLQYSNSLSIAEVRDFVDKLSRESKTYSIMDESEISRIVVLQNQQRFTDRWISSYSDTN
- a CDS encoding redox-regulated ATPase YchF; amino-acid sequence: MQIGLLGKTNVGKSTFFSAATQTTAQIGNYPFTTIEPNVGIGYVKTDCACKHFAISHAHPLCIHGTRYIAIKIVDVAGLVPGAHEGKGLGNKFLDDARTSEVLIHVIDASGSTDIQGQSVPAGTHNPLEDVQFVEDEFDQWMKQILQREWQKLSRELESKSGKVIHAISQRFSGLGIDEYDVEYVLHNLNLQSKKPHDWNENDIDVFVRTLRKRTKPIIIAANKSDLCHDLNIINELQKIHPTIACSAETELLLRKATKNGIIEYLPGDKSFKIKDGITLNSQQQNALELAQKVVSKLNGTGIQQTLDYACFNLLQLITVFPVEDETKLTNKNGEVLPDAKLLRPGSTAKDLAQSIHQDLAKGFLFAIDAKTKQRVGAEHVLKNGDVIKIMSTLSRG